The proteins below are encoded in one region of Paenibacillus albus:
- a CDS encoding LysM peptidoglycan-binding domain-containing protein, producing the protein MSKQSKWVLGIVLLVLLFTSRPDLANALAELDSSIQVSYSIKPGDTLYGIAKKFYLTSDYERVAKTNGLNPKASLKAGTTLQLSNPLVMDQYTVKLGDTLYAITNHYFNRNQYMDMLMAFNQISDPNTGLKIGMELRIPLPSGEKRHTVVKGDTLYSLVAQYMKLQDYQLAIARYNGMLETVDSIKAGQVLQIPNLYYLSEPEATAAAIDKTATAVKQSKSVSIDINVTKNKLYVYTGIAIVKSFDIASGKRQGLTPIGSFEIVTKIKNPWYLAKDIPGGDPKNPLGSRWLGLSVPNTAGTKYGIHGTNAPSSIGTNASAGCIRMNNNDVEWLFDTIPTGTKVKIHA; encoded by the coding sequence TTGAGTAAGCAGTCGAAGTGGGTACTTGGTATCGTATTATTAGTTTTGCTATTTACTAGCCGTCCGGATCTAGCGAATGCGCTGGCAGAATTGGACTCCTCTATTCAGGTTTCATATAGTATCAAACCGGGGGATACGTTGTATGGGATTGCGAAAAAGTTCTACCTCACCAGCGATTATGAGCGGGTGGCGAAGACGAATGGGCTGAATCCGAAGGCAAGCTTGAAAGCGGGAACGACGCTGCAGCTGTCGAATCCGCTCGTGATGGACCAGTATACGGTGAAGCTCGGAGATACGCTGTACGCGATTACGAACCATTACTTTAATCGCAATCAGTACATGGATATGCTCATGGCCTTCAATCAGATCTCAGACCCGAACACTGGGCTGAAGATCGGCATGGAACTGCGCATACCGCTTCCTTCCGGTGAGAAAAGGCATACGGTCGTGAAGGGCGATACGCTGTACAGCCTAGTGGCACAGTATATGAAGCTTCAAGATTATCAGCTGGCAATCGCCCGCTACAACGGCATGCTGGAAACGGTCGACTCCATTAAGGCAGGGCAGGTGCTGCAAATTCCGAACCTGTATTACTTGTCGGAGCCGGAAGCAACGGCAGCGGCCATAGACAAGACAGCAACGGCGGTGAAACAATCCAAGAGCGTCTCAATTGATATTAACGTGACGAAGAATAAGCTGTATGTGTACACCGGCATCGCAATCGTGAAGAGCTTCGATATTGCCAGCGGGAAGCGGCAGGGGCTTACGCCAATCGGCAGCTTCGAGATCGTGACGAAGATTAAGAATCCGTGGTATCTGGCCAAGGATATTCCGGGCGGCGACCCGAAGAATCCGCTTGGCAGCAGGTGGCTGGGCTTAAGCGTGCCGAACACGGCGGGGACCAAGTACGGGATCCACGGTACGAACGCGCCTTCCTCCATTGGCACAAACGCTAGTGCGGGATGCATTCGGATGAACAATAACGACGTGGAATGGCTGTTCGATACGATTCCGACAGGAACCAAAGTGAAGATTCACGCTTAG
- a CDS encoding sulfonate ABC transporter substrate-binding protein: MTKRSPAYRKLSLFIVALLSLTLVLTACGSNNSGSTSDNGGNTAAANSENSKPSTATKEIHIGYQKYGTVNILKAKGTLDKRLEAEGYKITWTEFPGGPQLLEALNVGSIDIGHTGEAPPIFAQAAGAPLVYLAHEPASPNSEGILVPKDSKITSLADLKGKKVALNKGSNVHYLLVKALEKAGVNYNDITTVFLPPGDARVAFENGTVDAWVIWDPFLAAAQTATGAKVLTDGKDLVSNIEYYLASRKFAEANEPVIAAFKEELDKIDKWAEENQKDVAALLSPQLGIDIPSLELAAGRRGYGLSAIDDSIIQAQQGIADTFFKLKLIPSEIQVKDATLK; this comes from the coding sequence ATGACGAAGAGAAGCCCAGCTTATCGGAAATTATCCTTGTTTATTGTCGCTCTACTTAGCTTGACACTGGTACTGACCGCTTGCGGCTCGAATAACTCTGGCAGCACATCTGACAACGGCGGCAATACAGCTGCTGCGAATTCCGAAAATTCCAAGCCTTCAACCGCGACCAAAGAAATTCACATTGGCTACCAGAAATACGGGACCGTCAATATTCTCAAAGCCAAAGGAACGCTTGATAAACGTTTGGAAGCCGAGGGCTACAAGATTACATGGACTGAATTCCCCGGAGGTCCGCAATTGCTAGAGGCGCTTAACGTCGGCAGCATTGACATCGGCCATACTGGCGAAGCTCCGCCAATCTTCGCACAAGCTGCTGGCGCTCCTCTGGTGTACTTGGCGCATGAGCCAGCAAGCCCGAATAGCGAAGGCATCCTTGTACCAAAGGATTCGAAGATTACATCGCTAGCAGACTTGAAGGGCAAGAAGGTTGCGCTTAACAAAGGCTCGAACGTTCACTATCTGCTGGTCAAGGCGCTGGAGAAAGCAGGCGTAAATTATAACGATATTACGACGGTATTCCTGCCGCCGGGCGATGCAAGGGTTGCTTTTGAGAATGGAACTGTAGATGCCTGGGTCATTTGGGATCCGTTCCTGGCTGCTGCGCAAACCGCAACTGGCGCTAAAGTGCTGACCGACGGCAAGGATCTCGTTTCGAACATCGAATACTACCTCGCTTCCCGTAAATTTGCAGAAGCAAATGAACCTGTCATTGCAGCTTTCAAAGAAGAACTGGATAAGATCGACAAGTGGGCCGAGGAGAACCAGAAGGATGTAGCGGCGCTGCTCTCCCCTCAGCTTGGCATTGATATTCCATCGCTTGAGCTTGCAGCGGGGCGTAGAGGCTACGGCTTGTCGGCGATCGACGATTCTATCATTCAAGCACAGCAGGGAATCGCAGATACCTTCTTCAAACTGAAGCTCATTCCGAGTGAGATACAAGTGAAGGATGCAACGCTGAAATAG
- the ssuD gene encoding FMNH2-dependent alkanesulfonate monooxygenase produces the protein MEVFWFIPTHGDGRYLGSAEGARVVDAKYMQQIAQAADRLGYGGVLLPTGTSCEDAWVTASSLITVTERLKFLVALRPGLMSPTLSARMASTFDRISNGRLLINVVTGGDPVELASEGVFLEHDERYDLTSEFLDIWRRELSGETVDYEGKHLKVKGGKVLYPPVQKPYPPLYFGGSSPAGQQVAADHIDVYLTWGEPPQEVAKKIEQVRKLAAEQGREVRFGIRLHVIVRETSEEAWKEAARLISKVDDDAIAAARKVFARYDSEGQQRMSSLHGGDRSQLEIYPNLWAGVGLVRGGAGTALVGNPTEVAGLMKEYAALGIDTFILSGYPHLEEAYQFAELVFPLLPLQGVKTASGPTSTSPFGELIANAIKPAERAAAR, from the coding sequence ATGGAAGTATTCTGGTTTATTCCAACGCATGGTGATGGACGTTACTTAGGCAGCGCTGAGGGAGCTCGCGTCGTCGATGCGAAATATATGCAGCAAATTGCACAAGCGGCAGACCGCCTTGGATATGGAGGTGTCCTGCTCCCAACAGGAACCTCTTGCGAGGATGCCTGGGTTACAGCTTCATCGCTTATTACAGTAACGGAACGACTGAAATTTCTGGTCGCGCTGCGGCCGGGACTGATGTCGCCGACGTTATCCGCGAGAATGGCGTCAACATTCGATCGCATCTCGAACGGACGTCTGCTTATCAACGTCGTAACCGGTGGAGATCCCGTGGAGCTTGCGAGCGAAGGTGTATTCCTGGAGCATGACGAGCGTTACGACCTGACGAGCGAGTTTCTCGATATTTGGCGCAGAGAGCTAAGTGGAGAGACAGTCGATTATGAAGGCAAGCATTTGAAGGTAAAAGGTGGAAAGGTGCTCTATCCACCTGTGCAGAAGCCGTATCCCCCGCTCTACTTCGGAGGATCATCTCCGGCAGGCCAGCAGGTAGCCGCAGACCATATCGACGTCTATCTGACATGGGGAGAGCCGCCGCAGGAAGTTGCGAAGAAGATCGAACAGGTCCGCAAGCTGGCGGCGGAGCAGGGAAGAGAAGTGCGCTTCGGCATTCGACTGCACGTCATTGTACGCGAGACCTCCGAAGAAGCATGGAAAGAAGCAGCTCGTCTAATTAGTAAAGTAGACGACGATGCAATTGCTGCCGCTCGCAAAGTGTTCGCGCGTTATGACTCGGAAGGGCAGCAGCGGATGTCCAGTCTGCATGGCGGCGACCGGAGTCAGCTTGAAATTTATCCGAACCTGTGGGCAGGCGTTGGTCTTGTTCGCGGCGGCGCAGGCACAGCTCTCGTGGGCAATCCAACTGAGGTGGCTGGACTGATGAAGGAGTACGCAGCACTCGGTATCGATACATTTATTTTGTCCGGATATCCGCACTTGGAAGAAGCATATCAATTTGCCGAGCTCGTCTTCCCGCTGCTTCCACTTCAAGGGGTGAAGACGGCGAGTGGTCCGACATCGACGAGTCCGTTCGGCGAGCTTATCGCGAATGCGATCAAGCCGGCGGAACGGGCAGCAGCTAGATAG
- the ssuC gene encoding aliphatic sulfonate ABC transporter permease SsuC, with protein MKSPAARNWKTGTLSIGLEWLIPILIVIIWQWLGSMGWISQRILPTPLSVLEAGIKLVKSGDLFVYIGDSSRRALIGFLIGGVIGFVLAILNGLLPLAEKLTDSSIQMIRTIPHLSLIPLIIAWFGIGEQGKIFLVALGVSFPIYLNTLHGIRSVDSGLIEMGRTYGLRGFKLFRTIILPGALPSILVGLRFALGIMWLTLIVSETISANSGIGYMAMNAREFFQMDVVVLSIIIYALLGKFSDWLAKLLERSWLQWHPHYRRAK; from the coding sequence ATGAAGAGTCCCGCGGCACGTAACTGGAAAACTGGCACGTTATCTATCGGACTCGAGTGGTTGATTCCGATTCTGATCGTCATCATCTGGCAATGGCTCGGCAGTATGGGGTGGATTTCACAGCGTATTCTGCCGACGCCGCTATCCGTCTTGGAAGCTGGAATTAAATTGGTTAAAAGCGGGGATTTATTCGTTTATATCGGCGACAGCTCCCGCCGGGCACTCATCGGATTTCTAATTGGCGGCGTCATCGGTTTCGTGCTCGCCATTCTGAACGGCTTGCTGCCGCTAGCGGAGAAGCTAACCGATTCGTCGATTCAGATGATCCGCACGATCCCGCATCTGTCGCTCATTCCACTCATCATTGCCTGGTTCGGCATCGGCGAGCAAGGGAAGATCTTTCTCGTCGCGCTCGGCGTCTCGTTCCCGATTTACTTAAACACGCTTCACGGCATCCGATCCGTCGACTCAGGGTTAATTGAGATGGGCCGCACGTACGGTCTGCGCGGCTTTAAGCTTTTTCGAACGATTATTCTGCCTGGCGCGCTTCCTTCCATTCTGGTTGGACTTCGGTTTGCGCTCGGTATTATGTGGCTCACGCTGATCGTCTCCGAGACGATCTCGGCCAATAGCGGCATTGGCTACATGGCGATGAACGCACGGGAATTTTTCCAAATGGACGTTGTGGTGCTCAGCATTATTATTTATGCATTACTAGGCAAGTTCTCGGATTGGCTGGCGAAGCTTCTGGAGAGGAGTTGGCTGCAATGGCATCCACATTATCGGCGGGCAAAATAA
- a CDS encoding ATP-binding cassette domain-containing protein, translating to MASTLSAGKIIGQQQALPQAGVSSRGLQIDVRGAALQFGDLTVLRDLDLSISAGQFLAVVGRSGCGKSTLLRLLAGLEQASQGSVAIGGTATSGLRPDVRVMFQDARLLPWKSVLDNVRIGVEGGDRAKALEALELVGLADRAKEWPSVLSGGQRQRVALARALVSNPRLLLFDEPLGALDALTRIEMQQLIERLWLERGFTAVLVTHDVSEAVALADRVVLIENGTISQDSAIALARPREKDNGFAHYENSILNRVLGRRSMNANQDGFAI from the coding sequence ATGGCATCCACATTATCGGCGGGCAAAATAATCGGGCAGCAGCAAGCGCTGCCTCAAGCAGGAGTATCAAGCAGAGGGCTGCAGATTGACGTACGAGGCGCGGCCTTGCAATTCGGCGACCTGACGGTGCTTCGGGATCTCGATCTATCGATTTCCGCCGGCCAGTTTCTGGCTGTCGTTGGCCGAAGCGGCTGCGGCAAGAGCACGCTGCTTCGCCTGCTTGCAGGTCTGGAACAAGCGTCGCAGGGATCTGTAGCCATTGGCGGTACGGCTACGTCCGGGCTGAGGCCGGATGTGCGAGTTATGTTCCAGGATGCTCGTCTGCTCCCGTGGAAAAGCGTGCTGGATAACGTTCGGATCGGCGTAGAAGGCGGCGACCGCGCCAAAGCACTGGAAGCGTTGGAACTCGTCGGTCTTGCCGACCGGGCGAAGGAATGGCCTTCCGTGCTGTCCGGTGGACAGCGCCAGCGGGTCGCGCTAGCCCGTGCGCTCGTCAGTAATCCGAGACTTCTGTTATTCGACGAGCCGCTTGGCGCGCTTGATGCACTGACCCGTATCGAGATGCAGCAGCTCATCGAGCGGCTATGGCTGGAGCGGGGGTTTACCGCCGTTCTGGTTACCCACGATGTGAGCGAAGCGGTAGCGCTTGCTGATCGCGTCGTTCTGATCGAGAACGGCACGATCTCGCAGGATAGCGCCATTGCGCTGGCAAGGCCGCGCGAGAAGGATAACGGGTTTGCTCATTATGAGAACAGCATTCTGAATCGGGTGCTGGGCAGACGCTCCATGAATGCCAATCAGGATGGGTTTGCGATTTAG
- a CDS encoding TolB family protein, which translates to MRKFASAATAMLLGVTIFAPSVLAADKQVTAQSAAAQIEPAVDGNRIVWADKRSGNYDIYMRDMSTGQERQITSDSSKQVDPAISGNRIVWTDYRNGNADIYMFDLTTGEESQLTTNDAGQWNPAIDGDTIVWEDERGGNLDIYSLNLTTNRESQITTNQADQYAPAIAGDNIVWQDDRSGNSDIYRYNLSTGLESRLSTADNGDQSSPSISGNMVVWQDNRSDQDQIVAYDLSTGVERQLPSSATPDAKKWSPAVAGDNVVWVDTRDGNWNIYLCNLATGLESRITTDSARHYEPAISGSRIVWEDNRSGSLAIYTMDLNDNS; encoded by the coding sequence ATGAGAAAATTCGCAAGTGCGGCCACGGCCATGCTGCTAGGGGTAACGATCTTTGCTCCATCGGTTCTGGCAGCGGACAAGCAGGTGACGGCTCAAAGTGCAGCAGCTCAGATTGAACCGGCGGTTGATGGGAATCGGATCGTGTGGGCGGATAAGCGCAGTGGGAATTACGATATTTATATGAGGGATATGAGCACAGGTCAGGAGAGGCAGATTACATCGGACAGCTCGAAGCAAGTTGACCCCGCCATCTCCGGCAACCGAATTGTGTGGACGGATTATCGGAACGGGAACGCGGATATTTATATGTTCGATCTCACAACAGGGGAAGAATCTCAGCTTACAACGAATGATGCAGGTCAGTGGAACCCTGCGATAGATGGCGATACAATCGTTTGGGAGGATGAGCGAGGTGGCAATCTGGATATATACAGCTTGAACCTGACGACGAATCGGGAGAGCCAAATAACGACGAATCAAGCAGATCAATATGCTCCGGCTATTGCGGGCGATAATATCGTCTGGCAGGATGACCGAAGCGGCAATTCGGATATTTATCGGTACAACCTAAGCACCGGGCTGGAGAGCCGCCTGTCGACGGCGGACAATGGCGACCAATCCTCACCCTCTATTAGCGGCAACATGGTCGTTTGGCAGGATAATCGCAGCGATCAGGATCAGATTGTCGCTTATGATCTAAGTACGGGGGTAGAGCGCCAATTACCAAGCAGCGCGACACCGGATGCGAAAAAATGGAGTCCTGCGGTCGCCGGAGACAACGTCGTTTGGGTCGATACACGGGACGGGAACTGGAACATCTACCTTTGTAATCTCGCAACTGGGCTGGAGAGCCGGATTACAACGGACAGCGCAAGGCATTACGAGCCTGCGATCAGCGGCAGCCGGATTGTCTGGGAGGACAACCGCAGCGGC